In one window of Aceticella autotrophica DNA:
- a CDS encoding DAK2 domain-containing protein: MLDYIDGKTLKELFKGAYVYLSNKEEEINKLNVFPVPDGDTGSNMVYTLKFAVNESEKASDDINEILNNLSRGALLGAKGNSGVILSQIIRGFSKQLMDHEKISTKDFADALKNGSVTAYKAVMKPIEGTILTVSRECADEAIRLSRIKDFKPFFEGIVKAALKSLNRTPELLPLLKEAGVVDSGGKGFLTILTGMFEVIKGNNIDIIQSEVVDDVRLCINKDINYGYCTEVLVKSHKSMIDELRGKIENLGDSLIVVSDNDLIKIHIHTNNPGIIIEEALKFGELINVKIDNMKLQHEDTASIKGKPLKKYGILAVASGEGIKDIFNKLGCDIIIDGGQTMNPSTQDILKGIENINAENIIVFPNNKNVIMTCEQAMNISKKNIYVIQTKSFNQAVSAIININYNDDVHDVVKKINETIENVQTIEITYSIRETQINDKVIKKGDILGFVNGKLIEIGNDYNKVAEKLINSMVTEDTSIITIYYGNAVHKDDAQRLAEKIVFDGDIDIQNGGQPLYYYTISVE, encoded by the coding sequence ATATTGGATTATATTGATGGAAAGACATTAAAAGAATTATTTAAGGGAGCCTATGTTTATCTATCGAATAAAGAAGAAGAAATTAATAAACTTAATGTATTCCCTGTACCAGATGGAGATACAGGATCAAATATGGTATATACATTAAAATTTGCTGTAAATGAATCAGAAAAAGCATCTGATGACATAAATGAGATTTTAAACAATTTATCAAGAGGTGCTCTTTTAGGAGCAAAAGGCAATTCGGGGGTTATTTTATCACAAATAATAAGGGGATTTTCAAAACAGCTTATGGATCATGAAAAGATTTCAACAAAAGATTTTGCAGATGCACTTAAAAATGGTTCAGTTACAGCTTATAAAGCTGTTATGAAACCTATCGAAGGGACAATTTTAACTGTTTCAAGAGAATGTGCTGATGAGGCTATCAGATTAAGCAGAATTAAGGATTTTAAACCATTTTTTGAGGGAATTGTCAAAGCGGCATTAAAATCCTTAAACAGGACACCCGAGCTTTTGCCTTTGTTAAAGGAGGCAGGTGTTGTTGATTCTGGTGGAAAAGGATTTTTAACTATTTTAACTGGTATGTTTGAAGTTATTAAAGGGAATAACATTGATATTATTCAATCAGAAGTTGTTGATGATGTTAGATTATGTATAAATAAGGATATAAATTATGGTTATTGTACTGAAGTATTAGTAAAATCACATAAAAGTATGATAGATGAACTAAGGGGGAAAATAGAAAATCTTGGAGATAGTTTGATAGTTGTAAGTGATAATGACCTTATAAAAATACATATTCATACAAATAATCCTGGAATTATTATTGAAGAAGCATTAAAATTCGGCGAATTGATTAATGTTAAAATTGATAATATGAAATTGCAGCATGAAGATACCGCTTCAATTAAGGGAAAGCCATTAAAGAAATATGGAATTCTTGCTGTTGCATCAGGTGAAGGTATAAAGGATATATTTAACAAACTTGGATGTGATATTATTATAGATGGCGGACAGACAATGAATCCCAGTACTCAGGATATATTAAAAGGAATAGAAAATATAAATGCTGAAAATATAATTGTTTTTCCAAATAACAAGAATGTTATTATGACCTGTGAACAAGCAATGAATATCTCAAAGAAAAATATATATGTAATTCAAACAAAAAGTTTTAATCAAGCTGTTAGTGCGATTATTAACATAAATTATAACGATGATGTTCATGATGTAGTTAAAAAAATAAATGAAACGATTGAGAATGTTCAGACTATAGAAATTACTTATTCAATAAGAGAAACACAGATTAATGATAAGGTCATAAAAAAAGGGGATATTTTAGGATTTGTTAATGGGAAATTAATTGAGATTGGCAATGATTACAATAAAGTAGCAGAGAAGCTTATAAACAGCATGGTTACGGAAGATACATCAATAATAACTATTTATTATGGAAACGCTGTACATAAAGATGATGCACAAAGACTTGCAGAGAAAATAGTTTTTGATGGTGATATAGATATTCAAAACGGAGGGCAGCCGCTTTATTATTATACTATATCTGTAGAATAG
- a CDS encoding Asp23/Gls24 family envelope stress response protein, with protein MKESKNSLGKIEISNDVLSAIASFATAECYGIVGLGKRGPNGLVELFKNEQTGKGIKIISNEDGIIVEIYIVIEYGVNIRTVVENIIQKIKYSIENLTGIRVKNVVVNVQSIKVDN; from the coding sequence ATGAAGGAATCAAAAAACAGTCTGGGGAAAATAGAAATATCTAATGATGTTTTGTCGGCTATTGCAAGTTTTGCTACGGCAGAATGTTATGGAATTGTGGGATTAGGTAAACGTGGCCCAAATGGTCTTGTTGAATTATTTAAAAATGAGCAGACGGGAAAAGGAATAAAAATAATTTCAAATGAGGACGGTATCATTGTAGAGATATATATAGTAATTGAATACGGTGTTAATATAAGAACGGTTGTTGAAAATATAATACAAAAAATAAAATATTCGATAGAGAACCTGACCGGAATAAGAGTAAAAAATGTTGTTGTAAATGTTCAAAGCATAAAAGTGGATAACTGA